A stretch of Leucobacter aridicollis DNA encodes these proteins:
- a CDS encoding glutaminase — protein MTSDLQGVLDEVYEAVRPVMGGGSVADYIPRLAAVDPDQFGIAVMTTDGERFAAGDAAVDFSIQSISKVFSLALVMAGDGDEIWQRVNREPSGAAFNSLAQLEYKRGIPRNPFMNAGALVVADHLLSLTPGEQSPVLEFVRAESGNPEISVDALTAASELSHSDRNSSIAHLLRSFGNLTNNVDAVLARYVEQCAIAMTCEDLAAAGAFLARRGVRADGSRLLSSNQARRVNAVMLTSGFYDAAGEFAYRVGLPGKSGVGGGILAIVPDVCSICVWGPGLDGSGNSLTGMTALAELTARTDWSIF, from the coding sequence ATGACGAGTGATCTGCAGGGCGTGCTTGACGAAGTGTACGAGGCCGTTCGGCCGGTCATGGGTGGCGGCAGCGTCGCCGACTACATCCCCCGTCTCGCGGCAGTGGACCCCGACCAGTTCGGCATCGCCGTCATGACGACAGACGGCGAGCGGTTCGCCGCCGGCGACGCCGCGGTCGACTTCTCGATCCAGAGTATCTCGAAGGTGTTCTCACTCGCGCTCGTCATGGCCGGCGACGGCGACGAGATCTGGCAGCGCGTGAATCGGGAGCCGTCCGGCGCCGCATTCAACTCGCTCGCCCAGCTCGAGTACAAGCGCGGTATCCCGCGCAACCCGTTCATGAACGCGGGCGCCCTGGTCGTCGCCGATCACCTATTGAGTCTGACGCCTGGCGAGCAGTCGCCCGTGCTCGAGTTCGTCCGCGCCGAGTCGGGCAACCCAGAGATCTCCGTTGACGCGCTGACCGCGGCGTCCGAGCTCAGCCACTCGGACAGAAACTCGTCGATCGCGCACCTGCTGCGCAGCTTCGGGAACCTCACCAACAACGTCGATGCTGTGCTCGCGCGCTACGTCGAGCAGTGCGCGATCGCGATGACCTGCGAGGATCTCGCCGCGGCCGGAGCGTTCCTCGCCCGGCGCGGGGTGCGCGCGGACGGCAGCCGGCTGTTGAGCTCAAACCAGGCCCGCCGCGTGAACGCGGTGATGCTGACCTCGGGGTTCTACGACGCGGCCGGCGAGTTCGCCTACCGGGTTGGCCTGCCCGGGAAGTCTGGCGTTGGCGGCGGGATCCTTGCGATCGTCCCCGACGTGTGCTCGATCTGCGTCTGGGGGCCCGGCCTCGACGGCTCGGGGAACTCGCTGACGGGCATGACGGCGCTCGCCGAGCTCACGGCACGCACCGACTGGTCGATCTTCTAA
- the pip gene encoding prolyl aminopeptidase, whose translation MTELRTLYPPIEPYDQGMLPVGDGHEVYWEVCGNPDGKPAIFLHGGPGGVLSADYRRYFDPERYRIVLLQQRGSGRSTPHVSAPDADMSAITTWHFVADIERLREHLGIDKWLVFGGSWGSTLSLAYAQTHPERVTELVVRGIFTLRKSEIDWFYQDGASHLFPDVWEEYLAAIPEGERGDLVAAYRRRLTDPDPAVHVPAGVAWTVWENATVRLIPDADVIAEARADVAGAVAFARIENHFFSNGGWFEDGQLIANAGKLAGIPGAIVQGRYDVCTPARTAWDLHRAWPEASIDMVADAGHAASEPGIVDALVRATDRFAKNLE comes from the coding sequence ATGACTGAACTGCGCACGCTCTACCCGCCCATCGAGCCGTACGATCAGGGAATGCTCCCGGTCGGCGACGGCCACGAGGTCTACTGGGAAGTCTGCGGAAATCCCGACGGGAAGCCTGCCATCTTTCTGCACGGCGGCCCCGGCGGCGTGCTGTCCGCCGACTACCGCCGCTACTTCGACCCTGAGCGCTACCGCATCGTGCTGCTGCAGCAGCGCGGCAGCGGGCGCTCCACGCCGCACGTGAGCGCGCCAGACGCCGACATGTCGGCGATCACCACCTGGCACTTCGTCGCCGACATCGAGCGCCTCCGCGAGCACCTCGGCATCGACAAGTGGCTCGTGTTTGGCGGCTCCTGGGGGTCGACGCTCTCGCTCGCATACGCGCAGACGCACCCGGAGCGGGTCACGGAGCTCGTCGTGCGCGGCATCTTCACGCTGCGCAAAAGTGAGATCGACTGGTTCTATCAAGACGGCGCCTCGCACCTCTTCCCCGACGTCTGGGAGGAGTACCTCGCGGCGATCCCCGAAGGCGAGCGCGGCGACCTCGTCGCGGCCTACCGCCGGCGGCTCACCGATCCTGACCCGGCGGTCCACGTGCCTGCGGGCGTCGCCTGGACGGTCTGGGAGAACGCGACCGTGCGCCTGATCCCCGACGCCGACGTCATCGCGGAGGCACGCGCGGACGTCGCCGGCGCGGTCGCGTTCGCGCGCATCGAGAACCACTTCTTCTCGAACGGAGGGTGGTTTGAGGACGGGCAGCTCATCGCGAACGCGGGCAAGCTCGCAGGTATCCCCGGCGCGATCGTGCAGGGGCGTTACGACGTCTGTACGCCGGCGCGCACCGCGTGGGATCTGCACCGCGCGTGGCCCGAGGCCTCGATCGACATGGTGGCCGATGCGGGGCACGCTGCGAGCGAGCCTGGCATCGTCGACGCGCTCGTCCGTGCGACGGATCGCTTTGCGAAAAACCTGGAGTGA
- a CDS encoding PadR family transcriptional regulator, which yields MANQLTEMLKGTLEGIVLAFLATDPAYGYEITTRLRDEGFEDIAEGTVYALLVRIEQRGLVDVAKVPSEKGPPRKVYSINEAGHAQLAEFWQTWSFLAGRIEQLRPTA from the coding sequence TTGGCAAACCAACTCACCGAAATGCTCAAGGGCACCCTCGAGGGGATCGTCCTCGCGTTTCTCGCCACAGACCCGGCGTACGGGTACGAGATCACCACTCGCCTGCGGGACGAGGGATTCGAGGACATTGCCGAGGGCACGGTGTACGCGCTCCTCGTGCGCATCGAACAGCGGGGGCTCGTCGATGTCGCGAAGGTCCCGTCTGAGAAGGGGCCGCCCCGCAAGGTCTACTCCATCAACGAGGCCGGGCACGCTCAGCTCGCAGAGTTCTGGCAGACGTGGAGCTTCCTCGCCGGCCGCATCGAACAGCTCCGCCCCACCGCGTAG
- a CDS encoding DUF1048 domain-containing protein, producing MAAKWIEMLTGSLEQKKQYREHMARLDALPAPYGEAAKAVQRYLTYAGAAEDGDTLVTMIGDHVDLWERAAVDGTPVRAIVGDNPVEFAEEFARAYAGKQWIDRERNRLTQAIAAAEAKQQGGQES from the coding sequence ATGGCCGCAAAGTGGATTGAAATGCTCACCGGTTCACTCGAGCAGAAGAAGCAGTACCGGGAGCACATGGCTCGCCTCGACGCCCTCCCCGCGCCATACGGCGAGGCGGCGAAGGCCGTTCAGCGCTACCTCACCTACGCGGGCGCCGCGGAGGACGGCGACACCCTCGTCACGATGATCGGCGACCACGTCGATCTCTGGGAGCGCGCGGCGGTGGACGGCACCCCCGTCCGAGCGATCGTCGGCGACAACCCGGTCGAGTTCGCCGAGGAGTTCGCGAGGGCCTACGCGGGCAAGCAGTGGATCGACCGCGAGCGGAACCGCCTCACGCAGGCGATCGCCGCCGCCGAGGCGAAACAGCAGGGCGGGCAGGAGTCATGA